A window from Sphingopyxis alaskensis RB2256 encodes these proteins:
- the phhA gene encoding phenylalanine 4-monooxygenase, whose protein sequence is MESRFTHVHETPPPGAAADWTISQNWDAFTADEHAMWDRLFARQSAMLPGRAADAFMRGIDVLKLEKPGIPDYRELNARLMAATGWQVVAVPGLVPDDVFFDHLANRRFPAGNFIRTPDQLDYLQEPDVFHDVFGHVPMLADPVFADYMVAYGEGGLRSLKFDALKQLARLYWYTVEFGLIREAGGLRIYGAGIVSSYAESVFALDSESPNRLGFDLARVMRTDYRIDDFQQNYFVIDSLEQLLDITVNTDFAPLYAANAALPPIPIADILPDDKVITRGTQEYAAAKA, encoded by the coding sequence ATGGAAAGCCGGTTTACCCACGTCCACGAAACCCCGCCGCCGGGCGCCGCGGCCGACTGGACGATTTCGCAGAATTGGGACGCCTTCACCGCCGACGAACATGCGATGTGGGACCGGCTGTTCGCGCGCCAGTCGGCGATGTTGCCCGGCCGCGCGGCCGACGCATTTATGCGCGGCATCGACGTGCTCAAGCTGGAAAAGCCGGGCATTCCCGATTACCGCGAGCTCAACGCGCGGCTGATGGCGGCGACGGGGTGGCAGGTTGTCGCGGTGCCGGGACTGGTTCCCGACGACGTGTTTTTCGATCATCTGGCAAACCGGCGCTTTCCCGCGGGCAATTTCATCCGCACACCCGACCAGCTCGATTACCTCCAGGAACCCGACGTCTTTCACGACGTCTTCGGCCATGTCCCGATGCTCGCCGACCCGGTTTTCGCCGATTATATGGTCGCCTATGGCGAGGGCGGACTGCGCAGCCTGAAGTTTGATGCGCTCAAACAGCTGGCGCGGCTCTATTGGTATACGGTCGAATTCGGGCTGATCCGCGAAGCCGGCGGCCTGCGCATCTATGGCGCCGGGATCGTTTCCTCCTATGCAGAAAGCGTCTTCGCGCTCGACAGCGAGAGCCCGAACCGCCTCGGCTTCGACCTCGCGCGCGTCATGCGCACCGATTACCGGATCGACGATTTCCAGCAGAATTATTTTGTCATCGACAGTCTGGAACAGTTGCTCGACATAACCGTGAATACCGATTTCGCGCCGCTCTATGCCGCGAACGCCGCACTGCCGCCGATCCCCATTGCCGACATATTGCCGGACGACAAGGTGATCACGCGCGGCACCCAGGAATATGCCGCTGCGAAGGCCTGA
- a CDS encoding 50S ribosomal protein L11 methyltransferase, translated as MSWIVSFPCTRAEAEALSGEIPALDALDAPPVVVTREIDEDTGLWQLDAYLDDKPDAALLDLLRSLVPSARDEMPIVERLPDEDWVTLSQQGLEPVRAGRFFVHTSSYSGRLPPGTTPFLIDASQAFGTGGHDTTAGCLAMLDRLARRGGTPRNIADIGTGTGLLAFAAMALWPRARVIASDIDPASIFVTRDNAAVNGVPLGRGGGRLALAVAPGTDHPAIRRRAPYDLVIANILAGPLITLAPDIAAATAPGGHAILAGLIARQMEPVLAAYRAQGFRLAGRGGSADWPCLLLVKRRRYGWRRKERAFHRSDPADASFGNW; from the coding sequence ATGAGCTGGATCGTCTCCTTTCCCTGTACGCGCGCCGAGGCCGAGGCGCTGTCGGGCGAGATTCCCGCGCTTGATGCGCTGGACGCGCCCCCGGTGGTGGTGACGCGCGAGATCGACGAGGATACGGGGCTGTGGCAGCTCGACGCCTATCTGGATGACAAACCCGACGCGGCCCTGCTGGACCTGCTCCGCTCGCTCGTCCCGAGCGCCAGGGACGAAATGCCGATCGTCGAGCGGCTGCCCGACGAGGATTGGGTAACGCTCAGTCAGCAGGGACTCGAACCCGTCCGGGCGGGCCGTTTCTTTGTTCATACCAGCAGCTATTCGGGCCGCTTGCCGCCCGGCACCACACCCTTCCTGATCGACGCGAGCCAGGCTTTCGGGACTGGCGGGCACGACACAACGGCGGGCTGTCTTGCCATGCTCGACCGGCTCGCCCGGCGCGGTGGAACTCCACGCAACATAGCGGACATCGGCACCGGCACCGGCCTGCTCGCCTTTGCGGCGATGGCGCTGTGGCCGAGGGCGCGGGTAATCGCGTCGGACATCGACCCCGCGAGCATCTTTGTCACCCGCGACAATGCCGCGGTCAACGGCGTGCCGCTGGGGCGCGGCGGTGGGCGGTTGGCCTTGGCGGTCGCGCCGGGGACCGACCATCCGGCGATCCGCCGCCGTGCGCCCTATGATCTGGTCATCGCCAACATTCTTGCGGGGCCGCTCATCACCCTTGCTCCCGACATCGCCGCCGCAACGGCGCCCGGCGGCCATGCGATCCTGGCCGGACTGATCGCGCGGCAGATGGAGCCGGTGCTGGCTGCCTATCGTGCGCAGGGGTTCCGTCTGGCAGGACGCGGCGGCAGCGCGGACTGGCCGTGCCTGCTATTGGTGAAGCGGCGGCGCTATGGCTGGCGCCGCAAGGAGCGCGCCTTTCACCGTTCGGACCCGGCGGACGCGAGTTTCGGGAACTGGTGA
- a CDS encoding SDR family NAD(P)-dependent oxidoreductase gives MPTHILITGASRGIGAAIAEALTSTATKIVALSSADGDLGDPATPDRLWHTSLDQLDGRIDILVNNAGVFEANPLDATDAEWLANWNRTMQINLTASAQLCRRAVLHWQARQSGGRIVNIASRAAYRGDSPVHWHYAASKAGMVAMTKTIARAYARDGILAFAICPGFTMTGMADEYLESRGGEKLLADIPLGRVAMPDEVGEMARWCAMQAPASMTGAILDINGASYVR, from the coding sequence ATGCCAACCCATATCCTGATCACCGGCGCGAGCCGCGGCATCGGCGCGGCGATCGCCGAAGCGCTGACCTCCACCGCAACGAAGATCGTCGCCCTGTCGAGCGCCGACGGCGACCTCGGCGACCCGGCAACCCCCGACCGGCTGTGGCACACGAGCCTCGACCAACTGGATGGCCGTATCGACATACTCGTCAACAACGCCGGGGTGTTCGAGGCGAACCCCCTCGACGCGACCGATGCCGAATGGCTCGCGAACTGGAACCGCACGATGCAGATAAATCTGACCGCGAGCGCGCAGCTGTGCCGCCGCGCGGTGTTGCACTGGCAGGCGCGCCAATCGGGCGGCCGCATCGTCAATATCGCGAGCCGCGCCGCCTATCGCGGCGACAGCCCCGTGCACTGGCATTATGCGGCGTCGAAAGCGGGCATGGTCGCGATGACCAAGACGATCGCGCGCGCTTATGCCAGGGATGGTATCCTCGCCTTTGCCATCTGCCCCGGCTTCACGATGACGGGCATGGCCGACGAATATCTGGAAAGCCGCGGCGGCGAGAAATTGCTCGCCGACATTCCGCTGGGCCGTGTCGCGATGCCGGACGAGGTCGGCGAAATGGCGCGCTGGTGCGCGATGCAGGCGCCCGCGTCGATGACCGGCGCGATACTCGACATCAACGGCGCCAGCTATGTCCGCTGA
- a CDS encoding methyl-accepting chemotaxis protein, which translates to MVKDNPIHKQQIDPILMSERFPYYDLDGRLAANAAEIHAIIAGREEAVARAYWDAFNALPNMDRRVEGELYDSYVRGSARHASVKYADAAGQEAATIACQNTHMARRVKMPLASVMSCIAESQRLTIEYVVEACIGDAERLARLTSAINRLALLEFDIMQRYASKLDRAVISSERQTLARDFDRSIASLVQDTEGVRERLARQAASADQAAKGMIAKTSEVAAASEQSAMAMREAASTAAGLIRAIEDARSEVEASASVATRASEQAGEAVAMSEALSHHAESIESILGLIREIAGQTNLLALNATIEAARAGESGRGFAVVAQEVKSLANETARATDDIAGKIAAIQQATRGSVSANQSIQQTIVDVQRSAQRIREAMDAQAQTVTSITAAVDETALAADSMSSTIASIRNDSGMVATEISVLSQEFAKMGGRLQQLEQAASEFSSRVA; encoded by the coding sequence ATGGTGAAGGACAATCCGATTCACAAGCAACAGATCGATCCGATTTTGATGTCGGAACGCTTTCCTTATTATGATCTCGACGGACGGCTGGCGGCCAACGCCGCGGAAATCCACGCGATCATCGCGGGCCGCGAAGAGGCCGTCGCGCGCGCCTATTGGGATGCCTTCAACGCGCTGCCGAACATGGATCGCCGCGTCGAAGGCGAGCTTTACGACAGCTATGTCCGCGGCAGTGCGCGCCACGCGTCGGTCAAATATGCCGACGCCGCCGGACAGGAAGCCGCGACGATCGCCTGCCAGAACACGCATATGGCGCGGCGCGTCAAAATGCCGCTCGCATCGGTCATGTCGTGCATCGCCGAAAGCCAGCGGCTGACAATCGAATATGTCGTCGAAGCATGTATCGGCGATGCGGAGCGGCTGGCACGGCTGACGAGCGCGATCAACCGGCTCGCGCTGCTCGAGTTCGACATCATGCAGCGCTATGCGAGCAAGCTCGATCGCGCGGTGATTTCCAGCGAACGACAGACGCTGGCACGCGATTTCGACCGCTCGATCGCATCGCTGGTGCAGGATACCGAGGGCGTACGCGAGCGGCTTGCCAGGCAGGCCGCCTCGGCCGACCAGGCCGCGAAAGGCATGATCGCCAAGACCAGCGAAGTCGCCGCGGCGTCCGAACAATCGGCGATGGCGATGCGCGAAGCCGCCTCCACCGCCGCGGGCCTGATCCGCGCGATCGAGGATGCGCGCAGCGAAGTCGAAGCTTCGGCCAGCGTGGCGACGCGCGCGTCCGAACAGGCGGGCGAAGCGGTCGCCATGTCGGAAGCCTTGTCGCATCACGCCGAATCGATCGAATCGATCCTGGGCCTGATCCGCGAAATTGCGGGACAGACCAACCTGCTCGCGCTCAACGCCACGATCGAGGCGGCGCGCGCGGGCGAATCGGGCCGCGGCTTTGCCGTCGTCGCGCAGGAGGTGAAGAGCCTGGCCAACGAAACCGCGCGCGCCACCGACGACATCGCCGGCAAGATCGCCGCGATCCAGCAGGCCACGCGCGGATCGGTGAGCGCGAATCAATCGATCCAGCAAACGATCGTCGACGTCCAGCGTTCGGCGCAGCGCATCCGCGAGGCGATGGATGCGCAGGCGCAGACGGTCACGTCGATCACCGCCGCTGTCGACGAAACGGCACTCGCCGCCGACTCGATGTCGTCGACGATCGCGAGCATCCGTAACGACTCGGGGATGGTCGCGACCGAGATCAGCGTGCTGAGCCAGGAGTTCGCCAAGATGGGCGGACGACTCCAGCAACTGGAACAGGCCGCGAGCGAGTTCAGCAGCCGGGTGGCGTAA
- a CDS encoding Lrp/AsnC family transcriptional regulator, which yields MIDRIDAKLLHLLQREGPKPAAELGEIVGLSPSACHRRIRALEAQGIITGYAARLSPERIGLGLDVFVDISLTSQSEEALTAFESAVKSFDEILECQLLSGASDYRLRVAARSVADFDRLHRHCLSRLPGVAAMHSAFALRTIKAFEGYPVSAAG from the coding sequence ATGATTGATCGGATCGATGCAAAGCTGCTCCATCTGCTTCAGCGCGAGGGACCAAAACCTGCCGCCGAACTCGGCGAGATCGTCGGGCTGTCGCCGTCGGCCTGCCATCGCCGCATCCGCGCACTCGAAGCCCAGGGGATCATCACCGGCTATGCGGCGCGCCTGTCGCCCGAACGCATCGGGCTGGGGCTCGACGTGTTCGTCGATATCAGCCTCACCTCGCAGAGCGAGGAGGCGCTGACCGCGTTCGAGAGCGCGGTCAAAAGTTTCGACGAGATTTTGGAATGCCAGCTCTTGTCGGGCGCCTCCGACTACCGGCTGCGCGTCGCGGCGCGCAGCGTCGCCGATTTCGACCGGCTGCACCGCCATTGCCTGTCGCGCCTGCCCGGTGTCGCCGCGATGCACAGCGCCTTTGCGCTGCGCACGATCAAGGCGTTCGAGGGTTATCCGGTGTCCGCCGCCGGTTAA
- the ald gene encoding alanine dehydrogenase has translation MIIGTPKEIKNHEYRVGLTPESARELVVHGHRVLVETGAGEGIGAHDRYYVEAGAEIVQSADDIFAGADMVVKVKEPQPVERAMLREGQILYTYLHLAPDPDQTRDLMKSGAVCIAYETVTSPHGGLPLLKPMSQVAGRMSIQAGATALEKAHGGRGVLLGGVPGVAPGKVCVIGGGVVGFNAAQMAAGLGADVTILDRDPEVLERVGTFFEARAKTRFSNRANLAECVAEADLVIGAVLIPGAEAPKLVNREMLGTMRPGSVLVDVAIDQGGCFETSHATTHADPTYVIDGIVHYAVANMPGAVARTSTYALNNVTLPHALRIADLGWKEALRRDPHLLQGLNVWNGKVTFEAVAEAIGTDYVPVEQALD, from the coding sequence ATGATCATCGGCACCCCCAAGGAAATCAAGAATCACGAATATCGCGTCGGGCTGACCCCCGAAAGCGCGCGCGAGCTCGTCGTCCACGGACACCGCGTGCTGGTCGAAACCGGCGCGGGTGAGGGGATTGGCGCACACGACCGCTACTATGTCGAAGCGGGCGCCGAGATCGTCCAGAGCGCCGATGATATTTTTGCGGGCGCCGACATGGTCGTGAAGGTCAAGGAGCCGCAGCCGGTCGAGCGCGCGATGCTGCGCGAGGGACAGATCCTCTATACCTATCTTCACCTTGCCCCCGACCCCGACCAGACGCGCGACCTGATGAAGTCGGGCGCGGTGTGCATCGCTTATGAAACGGTCACGAGCCCGCACGGCGGCCTGCCGCTCCTGAAGCCGATGAGCCAGGTTGCGGGGCGCATGTCGATCCAGGCGGGGGCGACCGCGCTTGAAAAGGCGCACGGTGGCCGCGGCGTACTATTGGGCGGCGTCCCCGGCGTCGCGCCGGGCAAGGTGTGCGTGATCGGCGGCGGGGTCGTCGGCTTCAACGCCGCGCAGATGGCGGCGGGGCTCGGCGCCGACGTCACCATCCTCGACCGCGATCCCGAAGTGCTCGAGCGCGTCGGCACCTTTTTCGAAGCGCGGGCGAAGACGCGCTTCTCGAATCGCGCGAACCTTGCCGAATGCGTCGCCGAGGCCGATCTGGTGATCGGCGCCGTGCTGATCCCCGGCGCCGAGGCGCCCAAGCTCGTCAACCGCGAGATGCTCGGCACGATGCGCCCCGGCTCGGTGCTCGTCGACGTCGCGATCGATCAGGGCGGCTGTTTCGAAACCAGCCATGCGACCACCCATGCCGACCCGACCTATGTGATCGACGGCATCGTCCATTATGCGGTCGCGAACATGCCGGGCGCGGTCGCGCGCACCAGCACCTATGCGCTCAACAACGTCACCCTGCCGCACGCGCTGCGCATCGCCGACCTGGGCTGGAAAGAGGCATTGCGCCGCGATCCGCATCTTTTGCAGGGTTTGAACGTATGGAATGGTAAGGTGACGTTCGAAGCCGTAGCGGAAGCGATCGGAACCGATTATGTGCCTGTCGAACAGGCACTCGACTGA
- a CDS encoding FMN-dependent NADH-azoreductase, with amino-acid sequence MSNILRIDASARTSGSTTRQLTDQLVARLVEQGYGAAVTTRDLALTPPALLTESWVGANFTDEAERNDEQKAALASSDELIAELEAADTIVIGVPVYNFAIPAALKAWVDLIARARRTFRYTEAGPEGLLKGKKAWLVVASGGVPVGSDHDFATGYLRHVLGFVGITDVTIIAADQQMMDGGAIARATSAIEALQQAA; translated from the coding sequence ATGTCCAATATCCTTCGTATCGACGCCAGCGCCCGCACCAGCGGATCGACCACGCGCCAGCTGACCGACCAGCTCGTCGCCCGCCTTGTCGAACAGGGCTATGGTGCGGCGGTGACCACCCGCGACCTTGCGCTCACCCCGCCCGCGCTGCTGACCGAAAGCTGGGTCGGCGCCAATTTCACCGACGAGGCCGAGCGCAACGACGAGCAGAAGGCCGCGCTCGCCAGCTCCGACGAGCTGATCGCCGAACTCGAAGCCGCCGACACGATCGTCATCGGCGTGCCCGTCTATAATTTCGCGATCCCCGCGGCGCTGAAGGCGTGGGTCGACCTGATCGCCCGCGCCCGCCGCACCTTCCGCTATACCGAAGCCGGTCCCGAAGGGCTGCTGAAGGGCAAGAAGGCCTGGCTGGTCGTCGCGTCGGGCGGTGTGCCCGTCGGCAGCGACCATGATTTTGCGACCGGATACCTGCGCCATGTGCTCGGCTTTGTCGGCATCACCGATGTCACGATCATCGCCGCCGACCAGCAGATGATGGACGGCGGGGCAATCGCGCGCGCAACGTCTGCGATCGAGGCGCTGCAACAGGCGGCCTGA
- a CDS encoding pirin family protein, producing the protein MIDIRKFDTLGHADHGWLDARHHFSFANYHDPDRMGWGALRVWNDDRIAAQAGFPPHPHRDMEIITYVRTGAISHRDSMGNVGRTAAGDVQVMSAGTGVTHSEFNLEDEETTLFQIWIIPDQAGGNPCWGARQFPKADRSGQFVTLASGIEGDGDALPIRANARVAAAAVNAGESVSYDLEAGRHAYLVAAKGRIRVNGHDADPRDGIALRDVGMIEVEAIDDAELVLVDSL; encoded by the coding sequence ATGATCGACATTCGCAAGTTCGACACGCTGGGCCACGCCGACCATGGCTGGCTCGACGCCCGCCATCATTTTTCCTTCGCCAACTATCACGACCCCGACCGCATGGGCTGGGGCGCGCTGCGCGTGTGGAACGACGATCGCATCGCGGCGCAGGCGGGTTTCCCCCCGCATCCGCACCGCGACATGGAAATCATCACCTATGTCCGCACCGGCGCGATCAGCCATCGCGACTCCATGGGCAACGTCGGCCGCACCGCAGCGGGAGACGTCCAGGTGATGAGCGCGGGCACGGGCGTCACCCACAGCGAGTTCAACCTCGAGGATGAGGAGACGACGCTGTTCCAGATCTGGATCATCCCCGATCAGGCGGGCGGCAACCCCTGCTGGGGCGCACGCCAGTTTCCCAAGGCCGATAGGTCGGGCCAGTTCGTGACGCTGGCGAGCGGAATCGAAGGCGATGGCGACGCGCTGCCGATCCGCGCCAACGCCCGCGTCGCCGCAGCGGCGGTGAACGCCGGTGAGAGCGTCTCCTATGACCTCGAAGCCGGACGCCACGCCTATCTGGTCGCCGCCAAGGGTCGCATCCGCGTCAACGGCCACGACGCCGATCCCCGCGACGGCATCGCGCTGCGCGATGTCGGGATGATCGAGGTCGAAGCGATCGACGACGCCGAACTGGTCCTCGTCGACAGCCTGTAA
- a CDS encoding LysR family transcriptional regulator, with product MALPDYEGWACFVAVADGGSFTAAAAALGLSKATVSKAVTRLETSLGITLLHRSSRVVAVSTAGAGLLDEARAMVAAATAATEAARGDRLDLAGPIRLAAPMSFGIKVLGPVLAAFLDRHPAVEIDLLLSDARNDPIAEGIDLTLRIAPLADSSLLARTIAPVAASLIASPAYLEKHGTPRHPLDLARHRLIGYGHRQRAMPLHFSREGEEATVLPTGPLFANNGDVMVPMIVAGSGIAVLPDFIAAEELAAGTVVPILTDWSLPQSYLHLLSPPSRLRPARVRAFSDHLVDTLKGSCRGANERYAALRKG from the coding sequence ATGGCGCTTCCCGATTATGAAGGCTGGGCCTGTTTCGTTGCGGTCGCCGACGGCGGCAGCTTCACCGCGGCGGCTGCCGCGCTCGGTCTGTCGAAGGCGACCGTGTCGAAGGCGGTGACGCGGCTCGAGACGTCGCTTGGCATCACCTTGTTGCACCGAAGTTCGCGCGTTGTCGCGGTGTCGACGGCGGGGGCGGGGCTGCTCGACGAAGCGCGCGCGATGGTCGCCGCGGCGACCGCGGCCACCGAGGCGGCGCGCGGCGACCGGCTCGACCTCGCCGGCCCGATCCGCCTTGCCGCGCCGATGAGCTTCGGGATCAAGGTGCTTGGCCCGGTGCTCGCCGCCTTTCTCGACCGCCATCCCGCAGTCGAGATCGACCTGTTGCTCAGCGACGCGCGCAACGACCCGATCGCCGAGGGCATCGACCTCACGCTGCGCATCGCGCCGCTCGCCGATTCCAGCCTGCTGGCGCGCACGATCGCGCCCGTCGCGGCGTCGCTGATCGCCAGCCCCGCCTATCTCGAAAAGCACGGCACACCCCGGCATCCGCTCGACCTCGCGCGCCATCGCCTCATCGGCTACGGTCATCGCCAGCGCGCGATGCCGCTCCATTTCTCGCGCGAAGGCGAAGAAGCGACGGTGCTGCCGACCGGGCCGCTGTTCGCGAACAATGGCGATGTGATGGTGCCGATGATCGTCGCGGGGAGCGGCATTGCGGTGCTGCCCGATTTCATCGCGGCGGAGGAACTCGCCGCGGGCACCGTGGTTCCGATCCTCACCGACTGGTCGCTGCCGCAGTCGTATCTGCACCTTCTCTCGCCGCCCTCGCGGCTGCGTCCGGCGCGGGTGCGCGCCTTTTCGGATCATCTCGTCGATACGCTGAAAGGCTCGTGCCGTGGCGCCAACGAGCGCTATGCGGCGCTCCGAAAGGGGTGA
- the ctrA gene encoding response regulator transcription factor CtrA, translating into MRVLLIEDEPTTAKAIDTMLTTEGFNVYTTDLGEEGLDLGKLYDYDIILLDLNLPDMHGYDVLKKLRTAKVQTPVLILSGISEMDSKVRSFGFGADDYVTKPFHRDELVARIHAVVRRSKGHSQSVIKTGKLAVNLDTKTVEVDSIRVHLTGKEYQMLELLSLRKGTTLTKEMFLNHLYGGMDEPELKIIDVFICKLRKKLALACGGDNYIETVWGRGYVLRDIDDEGNEVRRVA; encoded by the coding sequence ATGCGCGTACTGCTGATCGAGGACGAGCCGACGACCGCGAAAGCGATCGACACGATGCTCACGACCGAGGGCTTCAACGTCTACACCACCGATCTGGGCGAAGAGGGCCTCGATCTGGGTAAGCTCTATGATTACGACATCATCCTGCTCGACCTGAATCTGCCCGACATGCACGGCTATGACGTGCTCAAGAAGCTCCGCACCGCCAAGGTGCAGACGCCGGTGCTGATCCTGTCGGGCATTTCGGAAATGGACAGCAAGGTGCGTTCGTTCGGCTTCGGCGCCGACGATTATGTCACCAAACCCTTCCACCGCGACGAACTGGTCGCCCGCATTCACGCGGTCGTCCGCCGGTCGAAAGGCCACAGCCAGAGCGTTATCAAGACGGGCAAGCTCGCGGTCAATCTGGATACCAAGACGGTCGAAGTCGACAGCATCCGGGTGCATCTGACCGGCAAGGAATATCAGATGCTGGAGCTGCTCAGCCTGCGCAAGGGCACCACGCTTACCAAGGAAATGTTCCTGAACCACCTGTACGGCGGCATGGACGAGCCCGAGCTGAAGATCATCGACGTCTTCATCTGCAAGCTGCGCAAGAAGCTCGCACTGGCGTGCGGCGGCGACAATTATATCGAGACGGTCTGGGGCCGCGGTTATGTCCTTCGCGACATCGACGACGAAGGCAATGAGGTGCGCCGCGTAGCCTGA
- the rplQ gene encoding 50S ribosomal protein L17 encodes MRHKSGGRKLQRTSAHRTAMFRNMSASLIKHEQITTTVAKAKELRPYVEKLVTLAKRGGLANRRLAMSRLMDEAQLAKLFDVLAARYKDRNGGYTRIIKAGIRASDAAPIAIIEFVDRDMGAKGQDSGPVTTDEELEDA; translated from the coding sequence ATGCGTCATAAATCGGGTGGCCGGAAGCTGCAGCGCACCAGCGCGCACCGCACGGCGATGTTCCGCAACATGTCGGCCTCGCTCATCAAGCATGAGCAGATCACGACGACCGTCGCCAAGGCGAAGGAACTGCGTCCCTATGTCGAAAAACTCGTCACGCTGGCGAAGCGCGGGGGCCTCGCCAACCGCCGCCTCGCGATGAGCCGCCTGATGGACGAAGCGCAGCTTGCCAAGCTTTTCGACGTGCTTGCGGCGCGCTACAAGGACCGTAACGGCGGCTATACACGCATCATCAAGGCGGGCATCCGCGCGTCAGACGCCGCGCCGATCGCGATCATCGAATTCGTCGACCGCGACATGGGCGCCAAGGGTCAGGATTCGGGCCCGGTGACGACCGACGAGGAACTGGAAGACGCGTAA
- a CDS encoding DNA-directed RNA polymerase subunit alpha, whose amino-acid sequence MTVNIRNWQELKKPSNLEIKTGGDGKRKATFVAEPLERGFGLTLGNALRRVLLSSLQGAAITSIKIENVLHEFSSLAGVREDVTDIVLNVKQIALKMEGEGPKRLQLSATGPATVKAGDIMVSGDIKVMNPNHVICHLDEGATLNMELVADTGKGYVPATANRPADAPIGLIPVDSLYSPVRQVAYKVDNARIGQELDYDKLNLTVETDGTVTPEDAVAYAARILQDQLQVFVHFEEAMSDSGLIGMAAPSAASDESDVNQLNRFLLKKVDELELSVRSANCLKNDNIIYIGDLVQKTEAEMLRTPNFGRKSLNEIKEVLSSMGLRLGMDIPGWPPENIEEMAKKLEQELLG is encoded by the coding sequence ATGACTGTCAACATCCGGAACTGGCAGGAATTGAAGAAGCCCAGCAACCTGGAAATCAAGACCGGCGGCGACGGCAAGCGCAAGGCGACCTTCGTTGCCGAACCGCTCGAGCGCGGTTTCGGCCTGACGCTGGGTAACGCGCTGCGCCGCGTGCTGCTCTCGTCGCTCCAGGGCGCGGCGATCACCTCGATCAAGATCGAAAATGTGCTGCACGAGTTTTCGAGCCTTGCCGGTGTGCGCGAAGACGTCACCGACATCGTCCTGAACGTCAAGCAGATCGCGCTCAAGATGGAGGGCGAAGGGCCGAAGCGGCTCCAGCTTTCGGCGACGGGCCCGGCGACGGTCAAGGCGGGCGACATCATGGTGTCGGGCGACATCAAGGTGATGAACCCGAACCATGTCATCTGCCATCTCGACGAAGGCGCGACGCTCAACATGGAGCTCGTCGCCGACACCGGCAAAGGCTATGTCCCCGCGACCGCCAACCGCCCGGCCGATGCGCCGATCGGCCTGATCCCGGTCGACTCGCTCTATTCGCCGGTGCGCCAGGTCGCCTACAAGGTCGACAATGCCCGCATCGGGCAGGAACTGGACTATGACAAGCTGAACCTGACCGTCGAAACCGACGGCACGGTGACGCCCGAAGATGCTGTCGCTTACGCCGCACGCATCCTGCAGGATCAGCTCCAGGTCTTCGTCCACTTCGAAGAAGCGATGAGCGACAGCGGCCTGATCGGCATGGCGGCCCCCTCGGCCGCCAGCGACGAGTCCGACGTCAACCAGCTCAACCGCTTCCTGCTCAAGAAGGTCGACGAGCTTGAACTGTCGGTCCGCTCGGCCAACTGCCTGAAGAACGACAACATCATCTATATCGGTGACCTCGTTCAAAAGACCGAAGCCGAAATGCTCCGCACGCCGAACTTCGGCCGCAAGTCCTTGAACGAAATCAAGGAAGTGCTGTCGTCGATGGGCCTGCGTCTGGGCATGGACATCCCCGGCTGGCCACCCGAGAATATCGAGGAAATGGCCAAGAAGCTGGAGCAGGAGCTGCTGGGTTAA
- the rpsK gene encoding 30S ribosomal protein S11, with translation MAREPQRLRRRERKNISSGVAHVNATFNNTMITITDAQGNAIAWSSAGMMGFKGSRKSTPYAAQVCAEDAGKKAAEHGVRTLEVEVKGPGAGRESALRALQAVGFHITSIRDVTPIPHNGVRPAKRRRV, from the coding sequence ATGGCTCGTGAACCGCAGCGCCTTCGTCGGCGCGAACGCAAGAATATCTCGTCGGGTGTGGCCCACGTCAACGCGACCTTCAACAATACGATGATCACCATCACCGACGCACAGGGCAATGCGATTGCCTGGTCGAGCGCCGGCATGATGGGCTTCAAGGGCAGCCGCAAATCGACTCCCTATGCGGCGCAGGTCTGCGCCGAAGACGCGGGCAAGAAGGCCGCCGAACATGGCGTCCGCACGCTGGAAGTCGAAGTCAAGGGCCCCGGCGCCGGCCGTGAATCGGCGCTGCGTGCGCTGCAGGCCGTCGGTTTTCACATCACGTCGATCCGCGACGTGACACCGATCCCGCACAATGGCGTCCGCCCGGCCAAACGTCGCCGCGTCTGA